A genomic segment from Marmota flaviventris isolate mMarFla1 chromosome 7, mMarFla1.hap1, whole genome shotgun sequence encodes:
- the Dcaf16 gene encoding DDB1- and CUL4-associated factor 16, producing MGPRNPSPDPLSDSESEEEENISYLNESSGEEWDSSEEDDPKVPNLTPLESLAWQVKCLLKYSTTWKPLNPNSWLYHAKLLDPSTPVHILREIGLRLSHCSHCVPKLEPIPEWPPLASCGVPPFQKPLTSSSRLSRDHASLNGALQFATKQLSRTLSRATPIPEYLKQNPNSCVSGCCCGWLTKTVKETTRTEPINTTYSYTDFQKAVNKLLTASL from the coding sequence atGGGTCCCAGAAATCCCTCTCCTGACCCTTtgtcagactcagaaagtgaggaagaagaaaacattagCTACCTAAATGAGAGTTCTGGAGAAGAGTGGGATTCCTCAGAAGAAGACGACCCCAAGGTGCCCAACCTAACACCTCTTGAGAGTCTTGCCTGGCAGGTTAagtgccttttaaaatattctacaacTTGGAAACCTTTAAATCCTAATTCCTGGTTGTATCATGCTAAACTCTTGGATCCAAGTACACCAGTTCATATACTTCGAGAGATAGGTCTAAGACTCTCCCATTGTTCCCATTGTGTCCCCAAACTGGAACCAATTCCTGAATGGCCCCCTTTAGCCTCTTGTGGAGTCCCACCTTTTCAAAAGCCCCTTACAAGTTCCAGCAGGCTTTCTAGAGATCATGCCTCTTTAAATGGAGCACTGCAGTTTGCTACCAAACAGTTAAGCCGAACATTGAGCAGAGCTACTCCCATACCTGAATACTTAAAACAGAATCCTAATTCATGTGTTTCTGGTTGTTGCTGTGGCTGGCTAACTAAAACAGTAAAAGAAACCACCCGCACCGAACCCATCAACACTACTTATTCCTACACTGACTTCCAAAAGGCAGTTAACAAACTCCTAACTGCTTCATTATAA